The following DNA comes from Flavobacterium sp. N3904.
TGATCGTCAATAGCACCAGGCATAAGATAATTCCCTTCTGCATCAATAATCACACAATCGGAAGTCTTTAAACTAATGTACTCCGAAACTTCAACTATAAGGTCATTCTCTATAAGAACGTCTCCTTCAAAAATAACTCCTTCATTTACTATTTTCGCATTTTTTATCAAATATCTATTCATATATGTAGAATTTTATTTGTTAGTTGTCATATATGTTATCGCTTTTATTTATTGATTTTACTAAAGCAAAGTTGCAATTAATGGCGATTTCATAGTATCTCTTTTTACAAACTGTTAAATAACTTTTTTAATCGTAACGAAATAACACCAAAAACGGCTTCCACAATAATAGAATTACTCATTTTGGATTGGCCTTTGGTCCTATCTGTAAAGATAATTGGAACTTCGGAAATTGCAAACTTTTTACTAAATGTTCTGTACTTCATTTCAATCTGAAAAGCATACCCTACAAATTTAATTTTATCTAAATTAATTTCTTCGAGCACTTTTCTTTTATAACATACAAATCCGGCAGTCGCATCGTGTATCTTCATTCCTGTAATCATACGCACATAAACTGAGGCAAAATAAGACATCAACACGCGGCTTAATGGCCAATTAACAACATTTACACCCGTAACATAACGAGAACCTATCGCCAAATCAGCATCGCCAAAATGACAGGCATCGTATAATTTTTCCAAATCATTTGGATTGTGTGAAAAATCGGCATCCATTTCAAAAATAAAGTCATACTTGTTTTTCAAAGCCCACTTAAAGCCGTGTACATAGGCCGTTCCCAACCCTGATTTCTTGGCCCTTTTCTCTAAAAATAATTTTCCACCAAACTGAGATTGAAGCATAATTACTTTATCTGCTGTATGATCGGGAGAGTTGTCATCAATAATTAAAATATCAAAAGATTTATGCTGTGAAAGCACAGCTCTAATAATGCTTTCAATGTTTTCAATTTCGTTATAGGTAGGAATTATAACAATGCAATTGTTCATATTATTCGAGTAAATTCCGTGCAAAAGTAACCTATTTATGGCATTTGATTATTATAAAATTATAATAAATAATGTTATAAAAATTAGTAATTTTGTCGAGATATGACTGAACACGTACTTCATCCTAGAATAATTGAAAATAAAGATTGGGTCATCCTGATATTTATGCTGTCTTTTGGCATCATTGCTTTAATCAAATCCATTTATGAAAATCGATTTGAAGACTTCACCAGATTAATATACTCCGACAAATACATCAAAATATACAGAGACAGCAGTCACCTTATGGGAATATTTTCCATCTCCTTATTTTTTGTTCAGATTATTTCCTTCTCCTTTTTTATCCAGCTTTTGCTTAATTATTTTGGATATGGGTCAAAAACAGATTGGATTTTATTCATTCAGATATTTACTTTTTTAATCTATTTCATATTATCAAAGTTTTTGATAGAAAAAATAATTGCAACAACTTTCAAAATAGAAGAACTTTTAGAACAATATAACTTACAAAAAGTCACTTATCGCACCTATATTGGGTTACTGTTACTTCCTATAGACATTATTTTATTCTACTACGATTCTGTTTTTAAAAATATTTCATTGCTAGTTTTTTATACAATAATAGGAATCAACGTGTTATTATATATAGTTTCAATAAAAAATTACAGAAAAGAAATTTTCGGTAAGTTGTTTTATTTTATTTTATATCTTTGCACTCTTGAAATAG
Coding sequences within:
- a CDS encoding polyprenol monophosphomannose synthase; the protein is MNNCIVIIPTYNEIENIESIIRAVLSQHKSFDILIIDDNSPDHTADKVIMLQSQFGGKLFLEKRAKKSGLGTAYVHGFKWALKNKYDFIFEMDADFSHNPNDLEKLYDACHFGDADLAIGSRYVTGVNVVNWPLSRVLMSYFASVYVRMITGMKIHDATAGFVCYKRKVLEEINLDKIKFVGYAFQIEMKYRTFSKKFAISEVPIIFTDRTKGQSKMSNSIIVEAVFGVISLRLKKLFNSL
- a CDS encoding DUF4271 domain-containing protein: MTEHVLHPRIIENKDWVILIFMLSFGIIALIKSIYENRFEDFTRLIYSDKYIKIYRDSSHLMGIFSISLFFVQIISFSFFIQLLLNYFGYGSKTDWILFIQIFTFLIYFILSKFLIEKIIATTFKIEELLEQYNLQKVTYRTYIGLLLLPIDIILFYYDSVFKNISLLVFYTIIGINVLLYIVSIKNYRKEIFGKLFYFILYLCTLEIAPYYFMYYWFTKGSV